The Antedon mediterranea chromosome 11, ecAntMedi1.1, whole genome shotgun sequence genome window below encodes:
- the LOC140062127 gene encoding uncharacterized protein isoform X3, whose translation MTCKGKQGNDGEPGPQGPPGRNGIIGLPGPPGADGTSCTNFTACNCSCESNLTKEGGVHAKTNTESQYESTTTFITQQPSLNDRSPDTSNSYKTVVKTDGNAQPTKYPLQQSTTPLPVLHTTQQSKKSYVTNAQRSGETTRTSKSILGKDDLESSQESGDHQPELVDIYDMITTLEYYSETEFITESPSNHMITDNDYLHSKSTSSGEVRMNSKYTTDSQHLPSTSSTNSAYVQTQTNAHTDHIQTANPDWSNLKTSTSRAERLHLQHSATTSENTAAIEDISKTLSVKTEDLFTKEPNPSKKEVEYAGSTTAVKSGFKDAIPEPTDTFREELEVADDPSACEKGEKGHKGKRGEKGELGRTGITGQKGESGSKGPVGPVGIQGLPGMAGPKGQTGRCQCDTSEVFTQLNNFTETFNKRLQQIILEVSKQSSLTPDVIYETQTEIVSEYIDSVKDDDYFKHLQNVSNELQYKINAYLVEAEQRLHGHYVAQLTELAENVSELTGPPGPPGSPGQRGITGPKGVKGNIGLPGQMGLPGLNGIGQPGTKGEKGKRGMKGDIGETGLPGLTGEMGYKGDTGQPGIQGKPGRRGQKGENGQPGFNGLRGEKGQMGPSGEKGDTGNDGAIGLPGKIGQPGPPGEKGEKGASGVMPGDGNSGKTVDGDDEEMENVDEKNIIEEEKEPPFERRPGGDCEMVGVTGFRKEAKQGVYHATWMRDPLGNNNKLWFAEGFLGNVLKEYNSMSAFKSGNSSYVYRLPFYWDGMGHIVYNGSFYYHRSLRQVVRYDLKTKTVVASNDIPSMAYRNSRLYGYTSEYTFIDFEADENGLWVIYSTAKSGGNIFVSLLDSQDLSVIKTIQTGYLKREAAEAIIVCGVLYTVKSNTQGETTLNYAFDLYSGKELPNIDLKFAIRYGKLTMLTYNFSDNKLYALDKGHLVTYTLEFKDKDVIDGS comes from the exons ATGACTTGCAAAG GAAAGCAAGGCAATGATGGGGAACCAGGACCACAGGGACCACCGGGTAGGAATGGCATAATAGGACTACCCGGACCACCAGGTGCAGATGGAACTAGCTGTACAAATTTCACCGCATGTAATTGTTCTTGTGAATCAAATTTGACAAAAGAAGGAGGGGTCCATGCCAAAACGAACACCGAAAGTCAGTACGAGTCCACGACAACTTTCATAACTCAACAACCATCTTTAAATGACAGATCACCAGATACAAGTAATTCATACAAGACGGTAGTCAAAACAGATGGCAATGCACAACCAACAAAGTATCCACTCCAACAGAGTACCACGCCTTTGCCAGTACTTCATACAACACAACAATCAAAGAAATCCTATGTAACCAATGCGCAGAGAAGCGGTGAAACGACTCGAACATCTAAGTCCATTTTAGGTAAAGATGATTTAGAATCGTCTCAGGAATCTGGTGACCATCAACCTGAATTGGTAGATATTTATGATATGATCACTACATTAGAATATTATTCAGAAACTGAATTCATAACGGAATCTCCTTCAAATCACATGATAACTGACAATGATTATCTGCATTCCAAATCTACAAGTAGTGGTGAAGTTCGTATGAATTCCAAATATACTACTGACAGCCAACACCTTCCATCAACATCATCTACTAATAGTGCATACGTTCAGACACAAACTAATGCTCATACTGACCATATTCAGACAGCTAatcctgattggtcaaatcttAAGACTTCCACAAGTAGAGCTGAAAGATTACATCTTCAACATTCAGCAACCACGTCTGAAAACACTGCAGCCATAGAAGATATCAGCAAGACTTTATCAGTAAAGACTGAAGATCTCTTTACTAAAGAACCCAACCCATCGAAGAAGGAAGTAGAATATGCTGGTTCAACAACAGCAGTGAAATCTGGATTTAAAGATGCAATACCAGAACCTACAG ACACATTTAGAGAAGAATTAGAAGTTGCAGATGACCCAAGTGCAT GTGAAAAGGGAGAAAAGGGGCATAAAGGAAAACGTGGTGAAAAGGGTGAACTAGGACGTACGGGTATAACCGGACAGAAAGGAGAATCAGGCAGCAAAGGCCCAGTTGGGCCAGTAGGAATTCAAGGACTACCAGGTATGGCAGGTCCAAAGGGCCAAACTGGAAGATGTCAATGCGATACAA GTGAAGTATTTACTCAGTTGAATAATTTTACAGAGACATTTAACAAACGGTTACAACAAATTATTCTTGAAGTTTCTAAACAGAGTTCATTGACACCTGACGTCATTTATGAAACTCAAACAGAAATAGTTTCTGAATACATCGACTCTGTTAAAGATGATGATTATTTCAAACATCTGCAGAATGTTTCAAATGAATTACAATATAAGATAAATGCGTATCTTGTCGAAGCTGAACAGAGACTTCATGGACATTATGTTGCACAGTTAACTGAACTTGCTGAAAATGTTAGTGAACTAACTGGTCCACCAGGGCCGCCAGGATCACCGGGGCAGAGAGGAATAACTGGTCCTAAAGGAGTAAAGGGAAATATCGGACTGCCAGGACAAATGGGGCTGCCAGGTTTAAATGGTATCGGACAGCCAGGTACTAAGGGAGAAAAAG GAAAACGTGGAATGAAAGGAGATATTGGTGAAACGGGTCTGCCTGGTTTAACAGGTGAAATGGGTTATAAAG gTGATACTGGACAACCAGGGATACAGGGAAAACCCGGAAGAAGAGGCCAGAAAGGGGAAAATGGCCAACCTGGTTTCAATGGTTTAAGAG GTGAGAAAGGCCAAATGGGACCTTCTGGAGAGAAAGGAGACACTG GTAATGATGGAGCCATAGGATTACCAGGTAAGATCGGCCAACCAGGACCCCCAGGAGAAAAGGGTGAAAAGGGTGCTTCAG gtGTTATGCCTGGCGATGGAAATTCAGGTAAGACTGTTGATGGAG ATGATGAGGAAATGGAAAATGTGGATGAAAAGAATATCATAGAAGAGGAAAAAGAACCGCCATTTGAAAGACGTCCGGGAGGAG ATTGTGAAATGGTTGGTGTAACTGGATTTCGCAAAGAAGCTAAGCAGGGTGTGTATCATGCCACGTGGATGAGAGATCCTCTTGGAAATAACAATAAGCTCTGGTTCGCAGAAGGCTTCCTGGGGAATGTTctaaaag AATACAACTCAATGTCTGCGTTCAAAAGTGGTAACTCCTCATACGTCTACAGACTACCCTTTTACTGGGACGGTATGGGCCATATAGTGTACAACGGGTCATTCTATTACCATCGAAGTCTCCGTCAAGTTGTCCGCTatgatttaaaaacaaaaacagttgTTGCAAGTAACGATATCCCTTCAATGGCTTACCGAAACAGCCGTTTGTACGGATACACGAGCGAATACACATTTATAGACTTTGAAGCAGATGAAAATGGATTGTGGGTAATTTATTCAACTGCGAAAAGTGGCGGAAATATCTTTGTTAGTTTGTTAGATAGCCAAGATCTAAGTGTCATAAAAACGATACAAACGGGTTATTTGAAAAGAGAGGCGGCGGAGGCGATAATAGTATGCGGTGTTCTTTACACTGTTAAAAGTAACACGCAGGGAGAGACAACCTTAAACTATGCTTTTGATTTGTATAGTGGTAAGGAACTGCCTAATATTGACTTGAAGTTTGCTATCAGATACGGTAAACTAACAATGCTCACGTACAATTTTAGCGACAACAAGCTATACGCACTAGACAAGGGACATTTAGTAACATATACATTGGAATTTAAAGATAAAGATGTCATTGACGGATCATAG
- the LOC140062763 gene encoding translocon-associated protein subunit beta-like, which yields MRITALICICLVGLSLADDGAKLLAVKNVLNQHIVEGKDLTVTYSVYNVGSSVALKVNLVDDSFPADQFTTVSGSKEVTWDRIAPGSNVTHNVILEPKISGAFNFTAAGITYTVMEGEEEATQFGYTSAPGEGYINAFKDFDRKYAPHYMDWGAFAIMTLPSIVIPFLLWYRSKTKYDALSTKTKKN from the exons atgAGGATCACCGCATTGATTTGTATCTGCCTGGTAGGCCTATCCCTAGCTGATGATGGCGCTAAACTTCTAGCTGTAAAAAATGTACTTAACCAGCATATAGTTGAGGGAAAAGATTTGACAGTAACATATTCTGTATATAATGTTGGATCAAG TGTTGCATTGAAAGTGAACCTGGTTGATGATAGCTTTCCTGCAGACCAGTTTACTACAGTCAGTGGTAGCAAAGAAGTAACCTGGGACCGCATTGCCCCAGGTAGTAATGTTACTCATAATGTCATCTTAGAGCCAAAAATTAGCGGAGCTTTTAATTTTACTGCTGCTGGTATTACATACACTGTAATGGAAGGCGAAGAAGAGGCTACCCAG TTTGGCTACACAAGTGCTCCAGGTGAAGGATATATAAATGCATTCAAAGATTTTGATAGAAAATATGCTCCTCATTAT ATGGACTGGGGTGCCTTTGCTATAATGACACTACCATCAATCGTAATTCCTTTTCTACTATGGTACAGAAGCAAGACCAAATATGATGCACTCAGTactaaaacaaagaaaaactaA
- the LOC140062127 gene encoding uncharacterized protein isoform X1, giving the protein MTCKGKQGNDGEPGPQGPPGRNGIIGLPGPPGADGTSCTNFTACNCSCESNLTKEGGVHAKTNTESQYESTTTFITQQPSLNDRSPDTSNSYKTVVKTDGNAQPTKYPLQQSTTPLPVLHTTQQSKKSYVTNAQRSGETTRTSKSILGKDDLESSQESGDHQPELVDIYDMITTLEYYSETEFITESPSNHMITDNDYLHSKSTSSGEVRMNSKYTTDSQHLPSTSSTNSAYVQTQTNAHTDHIQTANPDWSNLKTSTSRAERLHLQHSATTSENTAAIEDISKTLSVKTEDLFTKEPNPSKKEVEYAGSTTAVKSGFKDAIPEPTDTFREELEVADDPSASSHRLLVISKGQPGFPGPIGLKGEKGEKGHKGKRGEKGELGRTGITGQKGESGSKGPVGPVGIQGLPGMAGPKGQTGRCQCDTSEVFTQLNNFTETFNKRLQQIILEVSKQSSLTPDVIYETQTEIVSEYIDSVKDDDYFKHLQNVSNELQYKINAYLVEAEQRLHGHYVAQLTELAENVSELTGPPGPPGSPGQRGITGPKGVKGNIGLPGQMGLPGLNGIGQPGTKGEKGKRGMKGDIGETGLPGLTGEMGYKGDTGQPGIQGKPGRRGQKGENGQPGFNGLRGEKGQMGPSGEKGDTGNDGAIGLPGKIGQPGPPGEKGEKGASGVMPGDGNSGKTVDGDDEEMENVDEKNIIEEEKEPPFERRPGGDCEMVGVTGFRKEAKQGVYHATWMRDPLGNNNKLWFAEGFLGNVLKEYNSMSAFKSGNSSYVYRLPFYWDGMGHIVYNGSFYYHRSLRQVVRYDLKTKTVVASNDIPSMAYRNSRLYGYTSEYTFIDFEADENGLWVIYSTAKSGGNIFVSLLDSQDLSVIKTIQTGYLKREAAEAIIVCGVLYTVKSNTQGETTLNYAFDLYSGKELPNIDLKFAIRYGKLTMLTYNFSDNKLYALDKGHLVTYTLEFKDKDVIDGS; this is encoded by the exons ATGACTTGCAAAG GAAAGCAAGGCAATGATGGGGAACCAGGACCACAGGGACCACCGGGTAGGAATGGCATAATAGGACTACCCGGACCACCAGGTGCAGATGGAACTAGCTGTACAAATTTCACCGCATGTAATTGTTCTTGTGAATCAAATTTGACAAAAGAAGGAGGGGTCCATGCCAAAACGAACACCGAAAGTCAGTACGAGTCCACGACAACTTTCATAACTCAACAACCATCTTTAAATGACAGATCACCAGATACAAGTAATTCATACAAGACGGTAGTCAAAACAGATGGCAATGCACAACCAACAAAGTATCCACTCCAACAGAGTACCACGCCTTTGCCAGTACTTCATACAACACAACAATCAAAGAAATCCTATGTAACCAATGCGCAGAGAAGCGGTGAAACGACTCGAACATCTAAGTCCATTTTAGGTAAAGATGATTTAGAATCGTCTCAGGAATCTGGTGACCATCAACCTGAATTGGTAGATATTTATGATATGATCACTACATTAGAATATTATTCAGAAACTGAATTCATAACGGAATCTCCTTCAAATCACATGATAACTGACAATGATTATCTGCATTCCAAATCTACAAGTAGTGGTGAAGTTCGTATGAATTCCAAATATACTACTGACAGCCAACACCTTCCATCAACATCATCTACTAATAGTGCATACGTTCAGACACAAACTAATGCTCATACTGACCATATTCAGACAGCTAatcctgattggtcaaatcttAAGACTTCCACAAGTAGAGCTGAAAGATTACATCTTCAACATTCAGCAACCACGTCTGAAAACACTGCAGCCATAGAAGATATCAGCAAGACTTTATCAGTAAAGACTGAAGATCTCTTTACTAAAGAACCCAACCCATCGAAGAAGGAAGTAGAATATGCTGGTTCAACAACAGCAGTGAAATCTGGATTTAAAGATGCAATACCAGAACCTACAG ACACATTTAGAGAAGAATTAGAAGTTGCAGATGACCCAAGTGCAT ctTCCCATAGGCTTCTGGTGATTTCAAAAGGACAACCTGGGTTCCCAGGTCCAATTGGGTTGAAag GTGAAAAGGGAGAAAAGGGGCATAAAGGAAAACGTGGTGAAAAGGGTGAACTAGGACGTACGGGTATAACCGGACAGAAAGGAGAATCAGGCAGCAAAGGCCCAGTTGGGCCAGTAGGAATTCAAGGACTACCAGGTATGGCAGGTCCAAAGGGCCAAACTGGAAGATGTCAATGCGATACAA GTGAAGTATTTACTCAGTTGAATAATTTTACAGAGACATTTAACAAACGGTTACAACAAATTATTCTTGAAGTTTCTAAACAGAGTTCATTGACACCTGACGTCATTTATGAAACTCAAACAGAAATAGTTTCTGAATACATCGACTCTGTTAAAGATGATGATTATTTCAAACATCTGCAGAATGTTTCAAATGAATTACAATATAAGATAAATGCGTATCTTGTCGAAGCTGAACAGAGACTTCATGGACATTATGTTGCACAGTTAACTGAACTTGCTGAAAATGTTAGTGAACTAACTGGTCCACCAGGGCCGCCAGGATCACCGGGGCAGAGAGGAATAACTGGTCCTAAAGGAGTAAAGGGAAATATCGGACTGCCAGGACAAATGGGGCTGCCAGGTTTAAATGGTATCGGACAGCCAGGTACTAAGGGAGAAAAAG GAAAACGTGGAATGAAAGGAGATATTGGTGAAACGGGTCTGCCTGGTTTAACAGGTGAAATGGGTTATAAAG gTGATACTGGACAACCAGGGATACAGGGAAAACCCGGAAGAAGAGGCCAGAAAGGGGAAAATGGCCAACCTGGTTTCAATGGTTTAAGAG GTGAGAAAGGCCAAATGGGACCTTCTGGAGAGAAAGGAGACACTG GTAATGATGGAGCCATAGGATTACCAGGTAAGATCGGCCAACCAGGACCCCCAGGAGAAAAGGGTGAAAAGGGTGCTTCAG gtGTTATGCCTGGCGATGGAAATTCAGGTAAGACTGTTGATGGAG ATGATGAGGAAATGGAAAATGTGGATGAAAAGAATATCATAGAAGAGGAAAAAGAACCGCCATTTGAAAGACGTCCGGGAGGAG ATTGTGAAATGGTTGGTGTAACTGGATTTCGCAAAGAAGCTAAGCAGGGTGTGTATCATGCCACGTGGATGAGAGATCCTCTTGGAAATAACAATAAGCTCTGGTTCGCAGAAGGCTTCCTGGGGAATGTTctaaaag AATACAACTCAATGTCTGCGTTCAAAAGTGGTAACTCCTCATACGTCTACAGACTACCCTTTTACTGGGACGGTATGGGCCATATAGTGTACAACGGGTCATTCTATTACCATCGAAGTCTCCGTCAAGTTGTCCGCTatgatttaaaaacaaaaacagttgTTGCAAGTAACGATATCCCTTCAATGGCTTACCGAAACAGCCGTTTGTACGGATACACGAGCGAATACACATTTATAGACTTTGAAGCAGATGAAAATGGATTGTGGGTAATTTATTCAACTGCGAAAAGTGGCGGAAATATCTTTGTTAGTTTGTTAGATAGCCAAGATCTAAGTGTCATAAAAACGATACAAACGGGTTATTTGAAAAGAGAGGCGGCGGAGGCGATAATAGTATGCGGTGTTCTTTACACTGTTAAAAGTAACACGCAGGGAGAGACAACCTTAAACTATGCTTTTGATTTGTATAGTGGTAAGGAACTGCCTAATATTGACTTGAAGTTTGCTATCAGATACGGTAAACTAACAATGCTCACGTACAATTTTAGCGACAACAAGCTATACGCACTAGACAAGGGACATTTAGTAACATATACATTGGAATTTAAAGATAAAGATGTCATTGACGGATCATAG
- the LOC140062127 gene encoding uncharacterized protein isoform X2 translates to MTCKGKQGNDGEPGPQGPPGRNGIIGLPGPPGADGTSCTNFTACNCSCESNLTKEGGVHAKTNTESQYESTTTFITQQPSLNDRSPDTSNSYKTVVKTDGNAQPTKYPLQQSTTPLPVLHTTQQSKKSYVTNAQRSGETTRTSKSILGKDDLESSQESGDHQPELVDIYDMITTLEYYSETEFITESPSNHMITDNDYLHSKSTSSGEVRMNSKYTTDSQHLPSTSSTNSAYVQTQTNAHTDHIQTANPDWSNLKTSTSRAERLHLQHSATTSENTAAIEDISKTLSVKTEDLFTKEPNPSKKEVEYAGSTTAVKSGFKDAIPEPTDTFREELEVADDPSASSHRLLVISKGQPGFPGPIGLKGEKGEKGHKGKRGEKGELGRTGITGQKGESGSKGPVGPVGIQGLPGMAGPKGQTGRCQCDTSEVFTQLNNFTETFNKRLQQIILEVSKQSSLTPDVIYETQTEIVSEYIDSVKDDDYFKHLQNVSNELQYKINAYLVEAEQRLHGHYVAQLTELAENVSELTGPPGPPGSPGQRGITGPKGVKGNIGLPGQMGLPGLNGIGQPGTKGEKGKRGMKGDIGETGLPGLTGEMGYKGDTGQPGIQGKPGRRGQKGENGQPGFNGLRGEKGQMGPSGEKGDTGNDGAIGLPGKIGQPGPPGEKGEKGASGVMPGDGNSDDEEMENVDEKNIIEEEKEPPFERRPGGDCEMVGVTGFRKEAKQGVYHATWMRDPLGNNNKLWFAEGFLGNVLKEYNSMSAFKSGNSSYVYRLPFYWDGMGHIVYNGSFYYHRSLRQVVRYDLKTKTVVASNDIPSMAYRNSRLYGYTSEYTFIDFEADENGLWVIYSTAKSGGNIFVSLLDSQDLSVIKTIQTGYLKREAAEAIIVCGVLYTVKSNTQGETTLNYAFDLYSGKELPNIDLKFAIRYGKLTMLTYNFSDNKLYALDKGHLVTYTLEFKDKDVIDGS, encoded by the exons ATGACTTGCAAAG GAAAGCAAGGCAATGATGGGGAACCAGGACCACAGGGACCACCGGGTAGGAATGGCATAATAGGACTACCCGGACCACCAGGTGCAGATGGAACTAGCTGTACAAATTTCACCGCATGTAATTGTTCTTGTGAATCAAATTTGACAAAAGAAGGAGGGGTCCATGCCAAAACGAACACCGAAAGTCAGTACGAGTCCACGACAACTTTCATAACTCAACAACCATCTTTAAATGACAGATCACCAGATACAAGTAATTCATACAAGACGGTAGTCAAAACAGATGGCAATGCACAACCAACAAAGTATCCACTCCAACAGAGTACCACGCCTTTGCCAGTACTTCATACAACACAACAATCAAAGAAATCCTATGTAACCAATGCGCAGAGAAGCGGTGAAACGACTCGAACATCTAAGTCCATTTTAGGTAAAGATGATTTAGAATCGTCTCAGGAATCTGGTGACCATCAACCTGAATTGGTAGATATTTATGATATGATCACTACATTAGAATATTATTCAGAAACTGAATTCATAACGGAATCTCCTTCAAATCACATGATAACTGACAATGATTATCTGCATTCCAAATCTACAAGTAGTGGTGAAGTTCGTATGAATTCCAAATATACTACTGACAGCCAACACCTTCCATCAACATCATCTACTAATAGTGCATACGTTCAGACACAAACTAATGCTCATACTGACCATATTCAGACAGCTAatcctgattggtcaaatcttAAGACTTCCACAAGTAGAGCTGAAAGATTACATCTTCAACATTCAGCAACCACGTCTGAAAACACTGCAGCCATAGAAGATATCAGCAAGACTTTATCAGTAAAGACTGAAGATCTCTTTACTAAAGAACCCAACCCATCGAAGAAGGAAGTAGAATATGCTGGTTCAACAACAGCAGTGAAATCTGGATTTAAAGATGCAATACCAGAACCTACAG ACACATTTAGAGAAGAATTAGAAGTTGCAGATGACCCAAGTGCAT ctTCCCATAGGCTTCTGGTGATTTCAAAAGGACAACCTGGGTTCCCAGGTCCAATTGGGTTGAAag GTGAAAAGGGAGAAAAGGGGCATAAAGGAAAACGTGGTGAAAAGGGTGAACTAGGACGTACGGGTATAACCGGACAGAAAGGAGAATCAGGCAGCAAAGGCCCAGTTGGGCCAGTAGGAATTCAAGGACTACCAGGTATGGCAGGTCCAAAGGGCCAAACTGGAAGATGTCAATGCGATACAA GTGAAGTATTTACTCAGTTGAATAATTTTACAGAGACATTTAACAAACGGTTACAACAAATTATTCTTGAAGTTTCTAAACAGAGTTCATTGACACCTGACGTCATTTATGAAACTCAAACAGAAATAGTTTCTGAATACATCGACTCTGTTAAAGATGATGATTATTTCAAACATCTGCAGAATGTTTCAAATGAATTACAATATAAGATAAATGCGTATCTTGTCGAAGCTGAACAGAGACTTCATGGACATTATGTTGCACAGTTAACTGAACTTGCTGAAAATGTTAGTGAACTAACTGGTCCACCAGGGCCGCCAGGATCACCGGGGCAGAGAGGAATAACTGGTCCTAAAGGAGTAAAGGGAAATATCGGACTGCCAGGACAAATGGGGCTGCCAGGTTTAAATGGTATCGGACAGCCAGGTACTAAGGGAGAAAAAG GAAAACGTGGAATGAAAGGAGATATTGGTGAAACGGGTCTGCCTGGTTTAACAGGTGAAATGGGTTATAAAG gTGATACTGGACAACCAGGGATACAGGGAAAACCCGGAAGAAGAGGCCAGAAAGGGGAAAATGGCCAACCTGGTTTCAATGGTTTAAGAG GTGAGAAAGGCCAAATGGGACCTTCTGGAGAGAAAGGAGACACTG GTAATGATGGAGCCATAGGATTACCAGGTAAGATCGGCCAACCAGGACCCCCAGGAGAAAAGGGTGAAAAGGGTGCTTCAG gtGTTATGCCTGGCGATGGAAATTCAG ATGATGAGGAAATGGAAAATGTGGATGAAAAGAATATCATAGAAGAGGAAAAAGAACCGCCATTTGAAAGACGTCCGGGAGGAG ATTGTGAAATGGTTGGTGTAACTGGATTTCGCAAAGAAGCTAAGCAGGGTGTGTATCATGCCACGTGGATGAGAGATCCTCTTGGAAATAACAATAAGCTCTGGTTCGCAGAAGGCTTCCTGGGGAATGTTctaaaag AATACAACTCAATGTCTGCGTTCAAAAGTGGTAACTCCTCATACGTCTACAGACTACCCTTTTACTGGGACGGTATGGGCCATATAGTGTACAACGGGTCATTCTATTACCATCGAAGTCTCCGTCAAGTTGTCCGCTatgatttaaaaacaaaaacagttgTTGCAAGTAACGATATCCCTTCAATGGCTTACCGAAACAGCCGTTTGTACGGATACACGAGCGAATACACATTTATAGACTTTGAAGCAGATGAAAATGGATTGTGGGTAATTTATTCAACTGCGAAAAGTGGCGGAAATATCTTTGTTAGTTTGTTAGATAGCCAAGATCTAAGTGTCATAAAAACGATACAAACGGGTTATTTGAAAAGAGAGGCGGCGGAGGCGATAATAGTATGCGGTGTTCTTTACACTGTTAAAAGTAACACGCAGGGAGAGACAACCTTAAACTATGCTTTTGATTTGTATAGTGGTAAGGAACTGCCTAATATTGACTTGAAGTTTGCTATCAGATACGGTAAACTAACAATGCTCACGTACAATTTTAGCGACAACAAGCTATACGCACTAGACAAGGGACATTTAGTAACATATACATTGGAATTTAAAGATAAAGATGTCATTGACGGATCATAG